Genomic segment of Chelmon rostratus isolate fCheRos1 chromosome 2, fCheRos1.pri, whole genome shotgun sequence:
CTCTTTAATAATCAATATTCAAATGATTGGCAACAGGTCATGTCGCTTCAGTCCAGATCTAAGAAGGTTTTTACTCTCCAAAACCTGTCCAGACAAACCAGTTCAATCAGAAGGCATGATGAGCAGGTGTAGATGACGTTCTTTTCTCCGCCTGCTCagtcagggtggatgtcacTGCTTCTGTTCACAGTCCACTGAATCTTCAAAGTTATTTCAACTCAAGATTCCTGCTCAGAAAATAGAAATCAAATAGAAATGTTTCCTCTCGGCTGAATAATCATTGTCTCGTGTCAGTCTTAACATCTGAAGGACTAATTCATCTAAAATGTTTGGGTCTGAAACCTCCAGCACACATTCAGTTGACATGACACGCATGTTGTCTTCATGTGTCCGACTCTTTGGTGACGCTCGACTAATGTCATCAGTGTCTTTGTGACAGCACTGGATTCTGAAGTCTCccgtcagccaatcagatgtcGTCCTGCTCGGCTCGTTCTCTGGAGGAAACCCACCTGCTGAcgatcacttcctgttgagagaaaacatctgcactctgtttgctgttgtttgattAGACTTTATTAACTCAGCATATTTCCACAAGACATTTATCAGAACTGTTTCATTCAATGATTTGATCAGTTTCCAAAAGTTTATTAAAACCTGAAGTGATCAGTCGACGGACAGGAAATTAATCAGAAATGATTCTGATAATCagcatttcagtcatttattgatgaaaagctgcttttgttctctgctgtcAGTTTCTCCAGTGTGTCAGATCATGTTCAAATCAGATATTTGaatatttggacatttttcactgatgttttaaagtgaaCTGAGTAAATAATGAGCAGGTTAATCAATAATGAGAATTATCTTCATTATCAGGCCTGAGGGTCATGCTTCTGTTCTTCTGTGACATGTACATTTTAGAacagcctctctcctcctccacctgcttgACAAACTCCACATTATTTAAATTAAGCTCGATGTAGCTGCTGATGGAGGCAGTGCTCCTGTCTctgccattaaaccaccacagaagaagagacacaaccAGATGATGTCATTCCAAGAGCTGTTATCAAAGGTGAAACGATGGAAACATGaagttcatgtgtttgtgtgaggaaggttacagtctcctcatcctcctcctcacagatcTGATGGTTTCAGCTGTTCACTGAAGAGATGAGTGACCTTGAAGTCACATGATTCATGACATCAGTTATTCGCTCAGTCTTTTAGGTTCTTTAAGGTCAGAAcatggctgtttgtttttatgacggaaacaaagtgaaactaaaacttttctttttattacatgaagaaaaacagaaaatccatGAAtctaaagattaaaaaaaactttcttcaATTACCAAAACACTTATcgattattattgttaatcGACTAATCAATTATTCAGCGAATTGATTCtgcccctgacacacacacactgtgttacCTGAACCTTCAGTctgctcagacagacaggtgagtccAGGTCAGCCTCTGATAGGTCGGCCGGATAGATGATGTAACACAACATCAGctcctgtaaaacaaacacaatgaaatgaatgCTCACATTCATCAGACCTCACCTGATGCAGTCTGACGTCTCGTTACCTTGGAGACGTTGGAGGTAATCCTGCTAAGAGCTGCCAGAGAACGCCATGAAAACGGACGCAACGCAGAGCCCCTGAATGCATCATCAACCCGCTCAATGACCACTGAATAACtacagaaagaggagagggacaatCTGTGACAATGACAACATTTCTAGAAAGTGGAGACATTTTTCCAACATCTGgatgactgtgtgtgatgtgacatatgagtatgtgtgtgtgtgtgtgtgtgcgtgtgtctgtctgtgttacCTGGCGTGGTAGAAAGGTGGTCCTTTCCTgtacaacactgaaaacacagaaaagtgaaTCACTGAATCAATGAGACGTTCACAGACAGAATATTCATCTCAGTTAAGGCTCCGCCTCCATAATtcagatgactgacagctgtcaatcatgtgTTCACCACTCAGACTCTGAGGAACATAAAACTGGTCCCAgcctgtgtttcagtgtctgtttcagtgtgtgtgagtcttaCTGAAGTCGACGCCGTACTTGGCTCCGCCCCCCACCTTTGGAACCCACCCCCTGCTACGAAAATGCTGATAGGCTGCAAACAAGCTGACGAAGTTGGGCTGCAGAGACCGGAACGTCCTCCACAGCTGGATGATTGACAGGGGCTCCTGACCAATCACAGAAGAGGACAAAGATGAggtcattgttttattttattaatttatttgtttttttgacaatttttttactcacaaatcaaaatgtacaaacaggaagtaaaactgTGCTAATTGTTAATgtcaaacaaaatatttcagattaATGTGccaacaaaacagaacacaccTGGAAGTTTAATGAGTTTTCTTTAACTCTATCAGccctcaggtgtgtttttatacacaaggtgtttcactgttttcatttcacaaaacagGACAATAAGACCTGGAATGAACCAGAAttatcagacagacagacagacacttacCTGGtgcaggtagacagacaggcagccaaCACTGTAGACCAGGAAGAAGGcctgtagacagacagacagctgttgaAGTGCAGTGAAGAGGCCACACCTCCTACCTGCTGTCCCAGGACAGGTGTGATTGAGggtttatgtttctgtgtagAAACCTGGACAGACAGTCACATTCTTACATCTCTTCACTTTCTGAATTTGGctcctcccagcagcagctgaggctcatgggtaatgTGGTATTTAGAGACAGAAATATGCTGACTGGTCAGAGACAAACTGTAAATGACTCAAACTGAGGTCACGAGGAACACGAGCCTGTGTGACAGCTGGTGAGAGTGTTGGTGTGTTACCTCCTCCAGGCTGAGTTGCAGGTACTCAGTGAGAGAGACCGGAATCCGCCGCACCTGCCTGACCCCcccacacacctgcagacacatgAGACgacatcaacacaaacacacactcgggATAACCGAGCCACTCTATCATTAGATAGAATAGTTAGCTAGTGACTCAGTCATCCATCCGATCGATTAATCaatcgatcgttcggtttggaaacattgtgaaaatagtgagaaatgtggtgacgatgaggccaaagtgacgccttcacagtgtttgtttagtccaaagctccacattattacaaacacattcagatcattcagatcattgagaggaaaagcagcaaatcaaacatctgaagctcaaacatcgaatgattttacagcaacaatcaCTGAAACATCATCAGAATACATGATCATTGATcgactgattgattaatttaCTCATGATTGAAagtattttcctctgaaatgaagTGGAGCAGACTTAGAAAGTCAAGTACAAGTTACTCAAATTTGTACTCAAGTCCTCTGAGAACAGATTTTGAAACAGCAAATCAAACGTCAAGACGACACAAAACAGAAGCCAACAGACTCACGTCACTGTCAGGGACCACCAGGACAAAACCAGGACCTGGAGCCACAGAATCACCATCTGGACCAGGGTCATAATCAGAGACGGAATCAGGGTtggagtcagagtcctggtttGAGCTGGGATCAGAGACGGAGTCAGGGTTCAGGTCCAACCTAAAGagttaaattaattttaatacaaaaacagttttaaaggatattttgtgtgttttcacacagcagagaagcaTCCA
This window contains:
- the tsen2 gene encoding tRNA-splicing endonuclease subunit Sen2 isoform X1, giving the protein MQAEFRAPRRRTRVQEEYEAPLPVSRSPEERSDFRAQLTNQHVLVCHPDHIQKIHNQGYFGKGILSRARPDHSISDQWEQHEGLFLPVISQSRYDELLRWAGSALSAQGLDEEAVNQSLLRLSQPVEMKNVRTEVGGEEDRPRVEQPGPEGGVCSHTERLGSEVEPEAKRICRLDLNPDSVSDPSSNQDSDSNPDSVSDYDPGPDGDSVAPGPGFVLVVPDSDVCGGVRQVRRIPVSLTEYLQLSLEEAFFLVYSVGCLSVYLHQEPLSIIQLWRTFRSLQPNFVSLFAAYQHFRSRGWVPKVGGGAKYGVDFMLYRKGPPFYHASYSVVIERVDDAFRGSALRPFSWRSLAALSRITSNVSKELMLCYIIYPADLSEADLDSPVCLSRLKVQEVIVSRWVSSRERAEQDDI
- the tsen2 gene encoding tRNA-splicing endonuclease subunit Sen2 isoform X2, which gives rise to MQAEFRAPRRRTRVQEEYEAPLPVSRSPEERSDFRAQLTNQHVLVCHPDHIQKIHNQGYFGKGILSRARPDHSISDQWEQHEGLFLPVISQSRYDELLRWAGSALSAQGLDEEAVNQSLLRLSQPVEMKNVRTEVGGEEDRPRVEQPGPEGGVCSHTERLGSEVEPEAKRICRLDLNPDSVSDPSSNQDSDSNPDSVSDYDPGPDGDSVAPGPGFVLVVPDSDVCGGVRQVRRIPVSLTEYLQLSLEEAFFLVYSVGCLSVYLHQEPLSIIQLWRTFRSLQPNFVSLFAAYQHFRSRGWVPKVGGGAKYGVDFMLYRKGPPFYHASYSVVIERVDDAFRGSALRPFSWRSLAALSRITSNVSKELMLCYIIYPADLSEADLDSPVCLSRLKVQVTHLFSEQLKPSDL